One stretch of Arachis hypogaea cultivar Tifrunner chromosome 20, arahy.Tifrunner.gnm2.J5K5, whole genome shotgun sequence DNA includes these proteins:
- the LOC112782581 gene encoding uncharacterized protein isoform X1: protein MSHYSLLQTPTTSIITIVNDNNNIKHNRLFSHTKIYYIICSRMAWRELGRKRIYMNTFRTLNTSSFRRVVGSSYGSTYTTQFVYASARCMPDLISHSSIGVDGLFSGTKEGGIRCFHASPAVWARRGDEPFGLKTPKKEKYIRREGRNQPPVEARYVPRNVKAPKSNSDKTVEIFEGMTLDELAKRTGKSVSSLQDILTNVGEKLESEFEPLSMDIVELAAMEVGVNVKRLHSAEGTEIVPRPPVVTVMGHVDHGKTSLLDALRQTSVAAREAGGITQHLGAFVVVMPSGASITFLDTPGHAAFSAMRARGAAVTDIVVLVVAADDGVMPQTLEAMSHAKAAKVPIIVAINKCDKPGANPEKVKLQLASEGLLLEEMGGDVQVIEVSALQKSGLDNLEEALLLQAEMMDLKARIDGPAQAYVVEARLDKGRGPLITTIVKAGTLTCGQHVVVGSEWGRIRAIKDMAGRLTERATPAMPVEIEGLRGLPMSGDDVIVVHSEERARMLSSGRTRKSEENRLRRKLNEDTPSTLESSEEVPQRVEMPVIVKADVQGTVQAVTDALRTLNSSQVLVNVVHVGVGPISQSDVDLAQACDACIVGFNIKSPPIALSQAATRASIKVILHRVIYHLLEDIGNLIIEKAPGTFETQVAGQAEVLNIFEVKGSKTKGPDVKIAGCRVVEGFVARTGTMRLLRSGEVVFEGLCASLKREKQDVDSVKKGNECGLVINDWYDFKIGDVIQCLEQVVRKPKFIKSESGAVRIEC from the exons ATGAGCCATTACTCGCTTCTCCAAACACCCACCACCTCCATCATCACCATCGTCAACGATAACAACAATATAAAACACAATCGTCTTTTCTCTCACACAAAG atcTATTATATTATATGCTCAAGAATGGCATGGAGGGAGCTTGGAAGAAAG AGAATTTATATGAATACTTTTAGAACTTTGAATACATCATCATTTAGGCGTGTTGTAGGATCAAGCTATGGATCTACATATACTACACAGTTTGTTTACGCATCAGCAAGATGCATGCCAG ACCTCATCAGCCACTCATCTATAGGAGTGGATGGTTTGTTTAGTGGGACAAAAGAAGGTGGTATACG GTGCTTCCATGCTAGTCCTGCAGTCTGGGCAAGAAGAGGTGATGAGCCATTTGGGTTAAAGACCCCAAAGAAGGAGAAGTACATAAGAAGGGAAGGTAGAAACCAGCCACCTGTTGAAGCTCGATATGTCCCTCGTAATGTGAAAGCACCAAAATCTAATTCTGATAAAACAGTAGAAATCTTTGAAGGCATGACCCTTGATGAACTGGCGAAGCGCACTGGAAAATCAGTATCTTCTTTGCAGGATATCCTCACAAATGTTGGTGAAAAGTTAGAATCAGAGTTTGAGCCTCTCAGCATGGATATTGTAGAGCTTGCTGCAATG GAGGTTGGGGTCAATGTGAAGAGGTTACATTCGGCTGAGGGTACTGAAATCGTACCTCGTCCTCCGGTTGTAACTGTGATGGGCCATGTTGATCATGGTAAAACTTCTCTTCTTGATGCCTTGCGTCAAACATCAGTGGCAGCCAGAGAGGCTGGTGGCATAACTCAGCATCTAGGTGCCTTTGTGGTGGTCATGCCATCTGGAGCATCAATCACGTTTCTCGACACCCCTGGTCATGCTGCATTTAGTGCAATGCGGGCAAGAGGCGCAGCAGTCACGGATATAGTAGTGCTAGTTGTTGCCGCAGATGACGGAGTGATGCCTCAAACACTTGAAGCCATGTCCCATGCAAAAGCAGCTAAAGTACCAATTATAGTTGCAATTAATAAATGTGATAAACCAGGTGCAAATCCTGAGAAAGTGAAACTGCAGCTTGCTTCGGAGGGCTTACTGCTGGAGGAGATGGGTGGTGATGTTCAGGTCATTGAAGTTTCAGCACTTCAAAAATCTGGATTGGATAACCTAGAGGAAGCTTTACTTCTTCAGGCTGAAATGATGGATCTGAAGGCACGAATTGATGGGCCTGCTCAAGCTTATGTGGTAGAAGCAAGGCTTGACAAAGGACGTGGTCCATTGATAACTACCATAGTAAAGGCAGGAACCTTAACTTGCGGTCAGCATGTGGTTGTAGGCTCAGAGTGGGGAAGAATAAGAGCTATTAAAGACATGGCAGGAAGGTTAACTGAACGAGCAACTCCTGCAATGCCTGTTGAGATTGAAGGGCTTCGAGGCTTGCCAATGTCTGGTGATGATGTTATTGTTGTTCATTCTGAGGAGCGAGCCAGAATGCTGAGTTCTGGTAGGACAAGGAAGTCCGAGGAGAATAGACTTAGGAGGAAATTGAATGAGGACACCCCATCTACTTTGGAATCATCTGAGGAGGTTCCACAGAGGGTTGAGATGCCAGTAATAGTAAAAGCAGATGTTCAGGGAACTGTTCAAGCTGTTACTGATGCATTAAGAACTTTAAATAGTTCTCAG GTTCTTGTGAATGTTGTTCATGTTGGTGTTGGCCCTATTTCTCAATCTGATGTGGACTTGGCACAAGCTTGTGATGCGTGCATAGTTGGATTCAATATCAAGAGTCCACCTATTGCTCTTAGTCAGGCAGCAACTCGTGCCAGTATCAAG GTGATTCTGCACCGTGTTATTTACCACCTTCTGGAGGACATAGGAAATTTGATAATAGAGAAGGCGCCGGGTACTTTTGAGACCCAGGTAGCTGGTCAGGCAGAGGTGCTGAACATCTTTGAGGTGAAGGGCAGCAAAACAAAGGGACCTGATGTTAAGATTGCCGGGTGTCGGGTTGTAGAAGGTTTTGTGGCAAGGACGGGAACCATGAGGCTTCTGAGGAGTGGGGAAGTTGTGTTTGAAGGGCTTTGTGCATCTCTTAAGCGGGAGAAGCAGGATGTGGACAGTGTGAAGAAGGGTAATGAGTGTGGATTAGTGATCAATGATTGGTATGATTTCAAGATTGGAGATGTTATTCAGTGCTTGGAACAGGTTGTGAGGAAGCCCAAGTTCATAAAGTCAGAGAGTGGTGCTGTTCGAATTGAGTGCTGA
- the LOC112782581 gene encoding uncharacterized protein isoform X2, translating into MLKNGMEGAWKKGSSYGSTYTTQFVYASARCMPDLISHSSIGVDGLFSGTKEGGIRCFHASPAVWARRGDEPFGLKTPKKEKYIRREGRNQPPVEARYVPRNVKAPKSNSDKTVEIFEGMTLDELAKRTGKSVSSLQDILTNVGEKLESEFEPLSMDIVELAAMEVGVNVKRLHSAEGTEIVPRPPVVTVMGHVDHGKTSLLDALRQTSVAAREAGGITQHLGAFVVVMPSGASITFLDTPGHAAFSAMRARGAAVTDIVVLVVAADDGVMPQTLEAMSHAKAAKVPIIVAINKCDKPGANPEKVKLQLASEGLLLEEMGGDVQVIEVSALQKSGLDNLEEALLLQAEMMDLKARIDGPAQAYVVEARLDKGRGPLITTIVKAGTLTCGQHVVVGSEWGRIRAIKDMAGRLTERATPAMPVEIEGLRGLPMSGDDVIVVHSEERARMLSSGRTRKSEENRLRRKLNEDTPSTLESSEEVPQRVEMPVIVKADVQGTVQAVTDALRTLNSSQVLVNVVHVGVGPISQSDVDLAQACDACIVGFNIKSPPIALSQAATRASIKVILHRVIYHLLEDIGNLIIEKAPGTFETQVAGQAEVLNIFEVKGSKTKGPDVKIAGCRVVEGFVARTGTMRLLRSGEVVFEGLCASLKREKQDVDSVKKGNECGLVINDWYDFKIGDVIQCLEQVVRKPKFIKSESGAVRIEC; encoded by the exons ATGCTCAAGAATGGCATGGAGGGAGCTTGGAAGAAAG GATCAAGCTATGGATCTACATATACTACACAGTTTGTTTACGCATCAGCAAGATGCATGCCAG ACCTCATCAGCCACTCATCTATAGGAGTGGATGGTTTGTTTAGTGGGACAAAAGAAGGTGGTATACG GTGCTTCCATGCTAGTCCTGCAGTCTGGGCAAGAAGAGGTGATGAGCCATTTGGGTTAAAGACCCCAAAGAAGGAGAAGTACATAAGAAGGGAAGGTAGAAACCAGCCACCTGTTGAAGCTCGATATGTCCCTCGTAATGTGAAAGCACCAAAATCTAATTCTGATAAAACAGTAGAAATCTTTGAAGGCATGACCCTTGATGAACTGGCGAAGCGCACTGGAAAATCAGTATCTTCTTTGCAGGATATCCTCACAAATGTTGGTGAAAAGTTAGAATCAGAGTTTGAGCCTCTCAGCATGGATATTGTAGAGCTTGCTGCAATG GAGGTTGGGGTCAATGTGAAGAGGTTACATTCGGCTGAGGGTACTGAAATCGTACCTCGTCCTCCGGTTGTAACTGTGATGGGCCATGTTGATCATGGTAAAACTTCTCTTCTTGATGCCTTGCGTCAAACATCAGTGGCAGCCAGAGAGGCTGGTGGCATAACTCAGCATCTAGGTGCCTTTGTGGTGGTCATGCCATCTGGAGCATCAATCACGTTTCTCGACACCCCTGGTCATGCTGCATTTAGTGCAATGCGGGCAAGAGGCGCAGCAGTCACGGATATAGTAGTGCTAGTTGTTGCCGCAGATGACGGAGTGATGCCTCAAACACTTGAAGCCATGTCCCATGCAAAAGCAGCTAAAGTACCAATTATAGTTGCAATTAATAAATGTGATAAACCAGGTGCAAATCCTGAGAAAGTGAAACTGCAGCTTGCTTCGGAGGGCTTACTGCTGGAGGAGATGGGTGGTGATGTTCAGGTCATTGAAGTTTCAGCACTTCAAAAATCTGGATTGGATAACCTAGAGGAAGCTTTACTTCTTCAGGCTGAAATGATGGATCTGAAGGCACGAATTGATGGGCCTGCTCAAGCTTATGTGGTAGAAGCAAGGCTTGACAAAGGACGTGGTCCATTGATAACTACCATAGTAAAGGCAGGAACCTTAACTTGCGGTCAGCATGTGGTTGTAGGCTCAGAGTGGGGAAGAATAAGAGCTATTAAAGACATGGCAGGAAGGTTAACTGAACGAGCAACTCCTGCAATGCCTGTTGAGATTGAAGGGCTTCGAGGCTTGCCAATGTCTGGTGATGATGTTATTGTTGTTCATTCTGAGGAGCGAGCCAGAATGCTGAGTTCTGGTAGGACAAGGAAGTCCGAGGAGAATAGACTTAGGAGGAAATTGAATGAGGACACCCCATCTACTTTGGAATCATCTGAGGAGGTTCCACAGAGGGTTGAGATGCCAGTAATAGTAAAAGCAGATGTTCAGGGAACTGTTCAAGCTGTTACTGATGCATTAAGAACTTTAAATAGTTCTCAG GTTCTTGTGAATGTTGTTCATGTTGGTGTTGGCCCTATTTCTCAATCTGATGTGGACTTGGCACAAGCTTGTGATGCGTGCATAGTTGGATTCAATATCAAGAGTCCACCTATTGCTCTTAGTCAGGCAGCAACTCGTGCCAGTATCAAG GTGATTCTGCACCGTGTTATTTACCACCTTCTGGAGGACATAGGAAATTTGATAATAGAGAAGGCGCCGGGTACTTTTGAGACCCAGGTAGCTGGTCAGGCAGAGGTGCTGAACATCTTTGAGGTGAAGGGCAGCAAAACAAAGGGACCTGATGTTAAGATTGCCGGGTGTCGGGTTGTAGAAGGTTTTGTGGCAAGGACGGGAACCATGAGGCTTCTGAGGAGTGGGGAAGTTGTGTTTGAAGGGCTTTGTGCATCTCTTAAGCGGGAGAAGCAGGATGTGGACAGTGTGAAGAAGGGTAATGAGTGTGGATTAGTGATCAATGATTGGTATGATTTCAAGATTGGAGATGTTATTCAGTGCTTGGAACAGGTTGTGAGGAAGCCCAAGTTCATAAAGTCAGAGAGTGGTGCTGTTCGAATTGAGTGCTGA
- the LOC112785522 gene encoding uncharacterized protein: MSPYQLVYEKACHLPVELEHRAYWTTEFLNFDAKVAGKKRLLQLNELEEFRQAAYDNAKIYKERTKKWHDKKISSRVFEPGQKVLLFNSKLKLFPGKLKSRWTGPFVVTNISPYGRIELQNKHFDKRFTMNG; the protein is encoded by the coding sequence ATGTCGCCCTACCAGTTGGTCTATGAAAAAGCATGTCATTtaccagtggaactagaacacagaGCCTACTGGACAACCGAATTCCTCAACTTTGATGCCAAGGTTGCAGGAAAAAAGAGGTTACTTCAGCTAAatgagttggaagaattcagacaAGCTGCATATGacaatgctaaaatttacaaggaaaggACCAAGAAATGGCATGATAAAAAGATCTCGTCCAGAGTCTTCGAGCCTGGCCAGAAGGTTTTACTCTTCAATTCCAAACTTAAGCTCTTCCCTGGAAAGCTAAAATCACGATGGACAGGACCTTTTGTGGTCACTAATATATCACCTTATGGTCGTATAGAGCTCCAAAACAAACATTTTGATAAAAGATTTACAATGAATGgatag
- the LOC112784771 gene encoding uncharacterized protein: MFFFFAGGLERQVRQVLKSGVGRCINCGSRADLVEYEKVLKLFFVPVWRWPGKEPVLYCDNCRFMFPQSCSLPPRLQESASLSPAAAVSDALRCRFCDRSVEAHFRFCPFCGSEL, translated from the coding sequence ATGTTCTTCTTCTTTGCGGGTGGGTTGGAGCGGCAAGTGCGGCAGGTGCTAAAATCCGGTGTGGGAAGGTGCATAAACTGCGGATCACGTGCCGACCTCGTGGAGTACGAGAAGGTTCTGAAGCTCTTCTTTGTTCCCGTCTGGCGGTGGCCAGGGAAGGAACCTGTCTTGTACTGCGACAATTGCAGGTTCATGTTTCCCCAGTCCTGCTCCCTTCCACCACGGTTGCAGGAGTCGGCATCGCTGTCTCCGGCGGCGGCTGTTTCCGATGCCTTGCGGTGCCGATTCTGTGACCGGTCGGTTGAGGCCCACTTCAGGTTCTGCCCCTTCTGCGGATCCGAACTGTGA
- the LOC112782801 gene encoding uncharacterized protein isoform X2, which yields MQSRCSSLSHLCLGSRKQARNQVPSHPAATPFHMSSPGHGASSAVQVAEQFLSAGRSSEKLSLSTLQSKMKCDPEGYVSQLLRLCDQFNSSLVLFEQQAAMNFASITGIGGDPTVAKDLGDKAMFLAHVTPFYPKHLKDFPQKLASLIRCASRNLPSGLRCRLAQALILLVNRKIVDIGETLSLFMELQTLGDRTLKKLAFDHVIHSIKRMNQKHKNQAKNRALQNVLFSMLQEEDEVRAKRALVTLCELHRRKDWFDERTANAICGACFHPAPRIMKAALSFLLDYEKIENDSDSDNSDSEDETKESPQVILSKETIYKAHHQGTAASKKKKKAKLERAMRSIKRKQRLSTERNNNSYYSPLNHLQDAQGFAEKLLSRLHKCNEKFELMLMKLIARTVGLHRLILLDFYRFLQKYIQPRQQDITNLLAAVVQACHDMVPPNEVEPLFYQIVNEFIHDRSRPEAMTVGLNAVREICMRMPLLMNEDLLRDLALHKKSHEKGVSIAARSLIGLFREVNPLLLVKKDRGRPMDAKARPKSYGEVSAATDVPGAEFLPIVHNEDDQEGSDSDDSVGSGFDNDQENDLMTINDDDEISSDTKTGESDEEDDLEDMEDDLEDMEDDLEDSEQDDEEDGEVSEQEDDDVHTSCDDESVGANSRKKDSAKKRKIADFDDQLLAADTSLRALKKLAGTTMGHAPLPESTDGILSNEDFKRIKELKEKHEARNTFAQHGLARSAIIKVPDSDRLSLKRVDGATLEVHVKKRQSKEEKLALIKAGREDRGTYHSKTAVKQKKTGGLSNRQKEHKKKMPVAAKRSKIAKSRVEKKKKNQRAGKQFRGRKAWK from the exons atgcaAAGTCGTTGTTCCTCACTCAGTCACTTGTGCTTGGGCTCCAGAAAACAAGCAAGGAACCAAGTACCATCTCACCCAGCCGCCACTCCTTTCCATATGTCTTCTCCCGGCCACGGCGCCTCCTCCGCCGTGCAGGTGGCGGAGCAATTCTTATCCGCTGGTCGGAGCTCCGAGAAGCTGAGCCTTTCAACACTCCAATCGAAGATGAAGTGTGACCCGGAAGGCTACGTATCGCAGCTCCTTCGACTCTGCGACCAGTTCAATTCCTCCCTCGTGCTCTTCGAGCAACAAGCCGCCATGAACTTCGCCTCCATCACCGGCATCGGTGGCGACCCCACCGTTGCCAAAGACCTCGGCGATAAGGCAATGTTCCTCGCACACGTCACCCCTTTCTACCCCAAACACCTCAAAGATTTCCCCCAAAAACTCGCCAGTTTGATCCGTTGCGCCTCCCGCAATCTCCCGTCGGGGCTCCGCTGCCGCCTCGCTCAAGCTCTAATTCTCCTCGTTAATCGGAAg ATTGTTGATATTGGCGAAACTCTGTCGTTGTTCATGGAGCTTCAAACCTTAGGTGACAGGACATTGAAGAAGCTGGCATTTGATCACGTCATTCACAGTATTAAGCGCATGAACCAGAAGCATAAGAACCAAGCGAAGAACCGGGCTCTGCAAAATGTCTTGTTTTCAATGTTGCAG gaagaggatgaagtgCGAGCTAAGAGAGCGCTCGTGACACTGTGTGAACTTCACAGAAGAAAAGACTGGTTTGACGAGAGAACAGCTAATGCAATTTGCGGTGCTTGTTTCCATCCAGCACCAAG GATCATGAAAGCGGCTTTATCGTTTCTACTAGATTATGAGAAGATTGAAAATGATTCAGACAGTGACAATTCAGACAGCGAAGATGAAACCAAGGAGTCTCCTCAAGTCATCCTTAGTAAGGAGACAATTTATAAG GCACACCACCAAGGAACAGCagctagcaaaaagaaaaagaaagccaaACTAGAACGTGCCATGCGCAGCATCAAAAGGAAGCAACGTTTGTCAACTGAGAGGAACAATAACAGTTATTATTCACCACTTAACCATCTGCAAGATGCACAG GGTTTCGCTGAGAAGCTGTTGTCACGTTTACACAAATGTAATGAAAAATTTGAG CTGATGTTGATGAAATTGATTGCTCGAACTGTTGGGCTTCACCGGTTAATTTTGTTAGACTTCTATCGATTTCTTCAGAAATATATTCAG CCACGTCAACAAGATATTACGAATTTGCTTGCTGCAGTGGTTCAGGCTTGCCATGACATG GTTCCTCCTAATGAAGTTGAGCCCTTGTTCTATCAAATAGTAAATGAGTTTATACATGATCGCTCTCGTCCTGAG GCTATGACTGTTGGACTAAATGCAGTCCGGGAAATATGTATGCGGATGCCATTG TTAATGAATGAAGACTTATTACGAGACCTTGCTCTGCATAAGAAATCACATGAGAAGGGAGTTTCAATAGCAGCTCGATCTCTGATTGGCTTATTCAGGGAG GTTAACCCTTTATTGTTAGTTAAGAAGGATCGTGGCCGGCCTATGGACGCCAAGGCAAGACCAAAATCATATGGAGAAGTTAGTGCTGCAACTGATGTTCCCGGTGCTGAGTTCTTGCCCATTGTACACAATGAGGATGATCAGGAGGGTAGTGATTCCGATGATTCTGTAGGCAGTGGCTTTGACAATGACCAGGAAAATGATCTGATGActatcaatgatgatgatgagataaGTTCTGATACCAAGACTGGTGAGAGTGATGAGGAGGATGATCTTGAAGATATGGAGGATGATCTTGAAGATATGGAGGATGACCTTGAAGACAGTGAACAGGATGACGAAGAGGATGGTGAGGTTTCCGAACAGGAAGATGATGATGTGCACACTTCTTGTGATGATGAAAGTGTAGGTGCAAATAGTAGAAAGAAAGACtcagcaaagaaaagaaagattgcTGATTTTGATGATCAGCTTTTAGCTGCTGATACAAGTCTCCGGGCCTTGAAGAAATTGGCAGGGACAACAATGGGGCATGCACCCCTTCCAGAATCTACAGATGGTATTCTATCCAATGAGGACTTCAAGAGGATCAAGGAACTAaag GAAAAACATGAAGCAAGAAACACATTTGCTCAGCATGGGCTAGCACGTTCGGCAATAATTAAGGTTCCAGATTCTGATAGACTAAGTTTGAAGCGAGTAGATGGCGCGACGCTTGAA GTTCATGTGAAGAAAAGGCAAAGCAAGGAAGAAAAGTTGGCATTGATTAAAGCAGGAAGAGAGGATAGAGGAACATACCATTCTAAAACAGCTGTAAAGCAGAAAAAG ACGGGTGGACTAAGCAACCgtcagaaggaacacaagaagaaAATGCCAGTGGCTGCAAAGAGAAGCAAGATCGCAAAATCTCgtgtagagaagaagaaaaagaatcagCGAGCAGGGAAACAGTTCCGAGGAAGGAAAGCATGGAAATGA
- the LOC112782801 gene encoding uncharacterized protein isoform X1 gives MQSRCSSLSHLCLGSRKQARNQVPSHPAATPFHMSSPGHGASSAVQVAEQFLSAGRSSEKLSLSTLQSKMKCDPEGYVSQLLRLCDQFNSSLVLFEQQAAMNFASITGIGGDPTVAKDLGDKAMFLAHVTPFYPKHLKDFPQKLASLIRCASRNLPSGLRCRLAQALILLVNRKIVDIGETLSLFMELQTLGDRTLKKLAFDHVIHSIKRMNQKHKNQAKNRALQNVLFSMLQEEDEVRAKRALVTLCELHRRKDWFDERTANAICGACFHPAPRIMKAALSFLLDYEKIENDSDSDNSDSEDETKESPQVILSKETIYKAHHQGTAASKKKKKAKLERAMRSIKRKQRLSTERNNNSYYSPLNHLQDAQGFAEKLLSRLHKCNEKFEVKLMLMKLIARTVGLHRLILLDFYRFLQKYIQPRQQDITNLLAAVVQACHDMVPPNEVEPLFYQIVNEFIHDRSRPEAMTVGLNAVREICMRMPLLMNEDLLRDLALHKKSHEKGVSIAARSLIGLFREVNPLLLVKKDRGRPMDAKARPKSYGEVSAATDVPGAEFLPIVHNEDDQEGSDSDDSVGSGFDNDQENDLMTINDDDEISSDTKTGESDEEDDLEDMEDDLEDMEDDLEDSEQDDEEDGEVSEQEDDDVHTSCDDESVGANSRKKDSAKKRKIADFDDQLLAADTSLRALKKLAGTTMGHAPLPESTDGILSNEDFKRIKELKEKHEARNTFAQHGLARSAIIKVPDSDRLSLKRVDGATLEVHVKKRQSKEEKLALIKAGREDRGTYHSKTAVKQKKTGGLSNRQKEHKKKMPVAAKRSKIAKSRVEKKKKNQRAGKQFRGRKAWK, from the exons atgcaAAGTCGTTGTTCCTCACTCAGTCACTTGTGCTTGGGCTCCAGAAAACAAGCAAGGAACCAAGTACCATCTCACCCAGCCGCCACTCCTTTCCATATGTCTTCTCCCGGCCACGGCGCCTCCTCCGCCGTGCAGGTGGCGGAGCAATTCTTATCCGCTGGTCGGAGCTCCGAGAAGCTGAGCCTTTCAACACTCCAATCGAAGATGAAGTGTGACCCGGAAGGCTACGTATCGCAGCTCCTTCGACTCTGCGACCAGTTCAATTCCTCCCTCGTGCTCTTCGAGCAACAAGCCGCCATGAACTTCGCCTCCATCACCGGCATCGGTGGCGACCCCACCGTTGCCAAAGACCTCGGCGATAAGGCAATGTTCCTCGCACACGTCACCCCTTTCTACCCCAAACACCTCAAAGATTTCCCCCAAAAACTCGCCAGTTTGATCCGTTGCGCCTCCCGCAATCTCCCGTCGGGGCTCCGCTGCCGCCTCGCTCAAGCTCTAATTCTCCTCGTTAATCGGAAg ATTGTTGATATTGGCGAAACTCTGTCGTTGTTCATGGAGCTTCAAACCTTAGGTGACAGGACATTGAAGAAGCTGGCATTTGATCACGTCATTCACAGTATTAAGCGCATGAACCAGAAGCATAAGAACCAAGCGAAGAACCGGGCTCTGCAAAATGTCTTGTTTTCAATGTTGCAG gaagaggatgaagtgCGAGCTAAGAGAGCGCTCGTGACACTGTGTGAACTTCACAGAAGAAAAGACTGGTTTGACGAGAGAACAGCTAATGCAATTTGCGGTGCTTGTTTCCATCCAGCACCAAG GATCATGAAAGCGGCTTTATCGTTTCTACTAGATTATGAGAAGATTGAAAATGATTCAGACAGTGACAATTCAGACAGCGAAGATGAAACCAAGGAGTCTCCTCAAGTCATCCTTAGTAAGGAGACAATTTATAAG GCACACCACCAAGGAACAGCagctagcaaaaagaaaaagaaagccaaACTAGAACGTGCCATGCGCAGCATCAAAAGGAAGCAACGTTTGTCAACTGAGAGGAACAATAACAGTTATTATTCACCACTTAACCATCTGCAAGATGCACAG GGTTTCGCTGAGAAGCTGTTGTCACGTTTACACAAATGTAATGAAAAATTTGAG GTTAAGCTGATGTTGATGAAATTGATTGCTCGAACTGTTGGGCTTCACCGGTTAATTTTGTTAGACTTCTATCGATTTCTTCAGAAATATATTCAG CCACGTCAACAAGATATTACGAATTTGCTTGCTGCAGTGGTTCAGGCTTGCCATGACATG GTTCCTCCTAATGAAGTTGAGCCCTTGTTCTATCAAATAGTAAATGAGTTTATACATGATCGCTCTCGTCCTGAG GCTATGACTGTTGGACTAAATGCAGTCCGGGAAATATGTATGCGGATGCCATTG TTAATGAATGAAGACTTATTACGAGACCTTGCTCTGCATAAGAAATCACATGAGAAGGGAGTTTCAATAGCAGCTCGATCTCTGATTGGCTTATTCAGGGAG GTTAACCCTTTATTGTTAGTTAAGAAGGATCGTGGCCGGCCTATGGACGCCAAGGCAAGACCAAAATCATATGGAGAAGTTAGTGCTGCAACTGATGTTCCCGGTGCTGAGTTCTTGCCCATTGTACACAATGAGGATGATCAGGAGGGTAGTGATTCCGATGATTCTGTAGGCAGTGGCTTTGACAATGACCAGGAAAATGATCTGATGActatcaatgatgatgatgagataaGTTCTGATACCAAGACTGGTGAGAGTGATGAGGAGGATGATCTTGAAGATATGGAGGATGATCTTGAAGATATGGAGGATGACCTTGAAGACAGTGAACAGGATGACGAAGAGGATGGTGAGGTTTCCGAACAGGAAGATGATGATGTGCACACTTCTTGTGATGATGAAAGTGTAGGTGCAAATAGTAGAAAGAAAGACtcagcaaagaaaagaaagattgcTGATTTTGATGATCAGCTTTTAGCTGCTGATACAAGTCTCCGGGCCTTGAAGAAATTGGCAGGGACAACAATGGGGCATGCACCCCTTCCAGAATCTACAGATGGTATTCTATCCAATGAGGACTTCAAGAGGATCAAGGAACTAaag GAAAAACATGAAGCAAGAAACACATTTGCTCAGCATGGGCTAGCACGTTCGGCAATAATTAAGGTTCCAGATTCTGATAGACTAAGTTTGAAGCGAGTAGATGGCGCGACGCTTGAA GTTCATGTGAAGAAAAGGCAAAGCAAGGAAGAAAAGTTGGCATTGATTAAAGCAGGAAGAGAGGATAGAGGAACATACCATTCTAAAACAGCTGTAAAGCAGAAAAAG ACGGGTGGACTAAGCAACCgtcagaaggaacacaagaagaaAATGCCAGTGGCTGCAAAGAGAAGCAAGATCGCAAAATCTCgtgtagagaagaagaaaaagaatcagCGAGCAGGGAAACAGTTCCGAGGAAGGAAAGCATGGAAATGA